A genomic segment from Lycium ferocissimum isolate CSIRO_LF1 unplaced genomic scaffold, AGI_CSIRO_Lferr_CH_V1 ctg1426, whole genome shotgun sequence encodes:
- the LOC132042242 gene encoding calcineurin B-like protein 4 isoform X1 has product MGAKASKKDKARSVLADPVALASETVFTVSEVEALLNLYKKLSGSITSDGLIHKEELLLALFKNHKKENLFADRIFALFDAKQNGHIDFGEFVQTLSVFHPRTPESEKIEYAFKLYDLRHTGYIEREEVKEMVLALLDESDLHLSDDVVEAIVDKGCQFSFSELCLGHRSRGLKIYWLIDLKNLVPLKWCISIEENICSDVGCCDFLTSETSEFPESFVQLLILSINVLTGFCHTNL; this is encoded by the exons TTCTAAAAAAGATAAGGCAAGATCCGTATTGGCAGATCCTGTTGCACTTGCTTCTGAAACAGTTT TCACTGTTAGTGAAGTAGAAGCATTGCTTAATCTATACAAGAAATTGAGCGGCTCCATCACCAGTGATGGGCTGATACATAAG GAAGAACTCTTACTGGCACTTTTCAAGAACCACAAGAAGGAAAACCTTTTTGCAGACAGG ATATTTGCCCTTTTTGATGCCAAGCAGAATGGACATATTGACTTCGGAGAATTTGTGCAAACATTGAGCGTTTTCCACCCAAGGACTCCTGAATCTGAGAAAATTGAAT ATGCATTTAAATTATATGATCTTAGGCACACTGGCTACATTGAGCGCGAGGAG GTGAAGGAGATGGTCTTGGCTCTTCTTGATGAATCCGATCTTCACCTTTCAGATGATGTTGTTGAAGCCATTGTCGACAAG GGATGTCAATTTAGCTTTTCCGAGCTTTGTCTTGGGCACAGGAGCAGAGGACTCAAAATTTACTGGCTAATTGATCTGAAGAATCTCGTTCCTCTTAAATGGTGCATTAGCATAGAAGAAAACATCTGTTCTGATGTTGGTTGCTGTGATTTTCTAACTTCAGAAACATCTGAATTCCCTGAAAGTTTTGTTCAGCTGTTAATCTTGTCCATAAATGTTCTGACGGGGTTTTGCCACACGAATTTGTGA
- the LOC132042243 gene encoding phosphatidylinositol 4-kinase gamma 4-like — protein MSAGVVAISPVCLDKVVIPSVHSQESILIYVAMSGSMMPLSVLEYDSIEFVKLQIQSCKGFVVKNQKLVCRGRELSRKNSLIRDYGVSDGNVVHLVLRLSDLQVINVTTCSGEEFTFNVERSRDVGYVKRQLAEKKDSLRDVDEQEVLCKGERLEDRRIIHDLCKNNDAVIHLFVRKNAKIRARPLDKNFELSIVAPHRNDDVVRENRSGNETDHKVLVPREPPDREIFLEPVIVNPRIEIPEVLRDLIVSTFEGLDRGNYPIRSSEGTGGAYFMRDASGNKFVSVFKPIDEEPMAVNNPQGLPLSVNGEGLKKGTRVGEGGLRECAAYILDHPKSGRHSLAGETSGFAGVPPTAFVRCLHKGFNHPDGVKVKLGSLQKFMENNGSCEDLGPNAFPVEEVHKIAVLDMRLANADRHAGNILMSKGENGQIVLIPIDHGYCLPDSFEDVTFDWLYWPQARQPFSSETIEYIKSLDAEEDIGLLEFYGWDISLETARTLRISTMLLKKGVHRGLTPFTIGSIMCRENLNKESVIEKIFQEALDSMLPGSSEDSFLESVSHVMDRCLDEIA, from the exons ATGTCTGCTGGTGTGGTTGCAATTAGTCCAGTTTGTTTAGACAAGGTTGTAATTCCATCTGTACATAGCCAAGAATCGATTTTGATTTACGTAGCTATGTCGGGTTCAATGATGCCATTAAGTGTTTTAGAGTAtgattcaattgaatttgtaaaacTGCAGATTCAAAGTTGTAAAGGGTTTGTagtgaaaaatcaaaaattggTATGTCGGGGCCGCGAATTGTCGCGAAAAAATTCACTCATTAGGGATTATGGAGTTTCTGATGGGAATGTTGTTCATTTAGTCCTTAGGCTATCTGATCTTCAAGTTATCAATGTGACAACTTGTTCAGGCGAAGAGTTTACGTTTAATGTAGAGAGGAGTCGGGATGTTGGATACGTTAAGCGTCAACTTGCTGAAAAAAAGGATAGTTTACGTGATGTTGATGAACAGGAAGTGTTGTGTAAAGGTGAACGTCTTGAAGATCGAAGAATCATACACGATCTTTGCAAGAATAATGATGCGGTGATTCATTTGTTTGTGCgtaaaaatgcaaaaattagGGCTAGACCGTTGGACAAGAATTTTGAATTGTCCATTGTGGCACCACACCGGAATGATGATGTGGTTAGAGAAAACAGGAGCGGGAACGAAACAGATCATAAAGTTTTGGTCCCGAGGGAGCCTCCTGatagggaaatatttttggaaccGGTTATTGTTAACCCAAGGATTGAAATTCCTGAGGTACTTAGGGATTTGATTGTTTCTACATTTGAAGGCTTAGATAGAGGAAATTATCCTATTAGATCTTCTGAAGGGACAGGAGGAGCGTATTTTATGCGTGATGCATCAGGGAATAAGTTTGTTTCTGTGTTTAAGCCGATTGATGAGGAGCCTATGGCTGTGAATAACCCCCAAGGGCTGCCTCTGTCGGTTAATGGCGAGGGTTTGAAGAAAGGAACAAGAGTCGGAGAAGGTGGGCTCCGGGAATGTGCTgcctatattttggatcatCCAAAGAGTGGACGCCACTCACTTGCTGGTGAGACAAGCGGCTTTGCTGGTGTACCTCCAACTGCTTTTGTGAGGTGCCTTCATAAGGGTTTCAACCATCCTGATGGTGTTAAAGTTAAGCTGGGATCATTGCAGAAATTCATGGAGAACAATGGCAGTTGCGAGGATTTAGGTCCTAATGCTTTCCCCGTGGAAGAGGTGCATAAAATTGCGGTATTAGATATGAGGCTGGCAAATGCAGATAGGCATGCCGGTAATATATTAATGAGCAAAGGTGAAAATGGCCAGATTGTGCTCATTCCAATTGATCATGGTTATTGCTTGCCCGATAGT TTTGAAGACGTCACATTTGACTGGCTCTACTGGCCACAAGCTCGTCAACCTTTTAGCTCCGAGACGATCGAGTACATTAAATCACTTGACGCTGAGGAAGACATAGGCTTACTGGAGTTCTATGGGTGGGACATATCTTTGGAAACTGCTCGCACACTCCGCATCTCCACCATGCTTTTGAAGAAAGGTGTACATAGGGGTCTCACGCCATTTACCATAGGTAGCATCATGTGCAGAGAAAACTTGAATAAAGAATCCGTGATCGAGAAGATTTTCCAAGAAGCTTTGGACTCTATGCTCCCCGGCTCAAGTGAAGATTCATTCCTTGAATCCGTCTCCCATGTAATGGACCGCTGTCTTGATGAGATTGCCTAA
- the LOC132042242 gene encoding calcineurin B-like protein 7 isoform X2, translated as MGAKASKKDKARSVLADPVALASETVFTVSEVEALLNLYKKLSGSITSDGLIHKEELLLALFKNHKKENLFADRIFALFDAKQNGHIDFGEFVQTLSVFHPRTPESEKIEYAFKLYDLRHTGYIEREEVKEMVLALLDESDLHLSDDVVEAIVDKTFKETDTDGDGRINQEEWREFAARNPMLLRNMTLPYLVDVNLAFPSFVLGTGAEDSKFTG; from the exons TTCTAAAAAAGATAAGGCAAGATCCGTATTGGCAGATCCTGTTGCACTTGCTTCTGAAACAGTTT TCACTGTTAGTGAAGTAGAAGCATTGCTTAATCTATACAAGAAATTGAGCGGCTCCATCACCAGTGATGGGCTGATACATAAG GAAGAACTCTTACTGGCACTTTTCAAGAACCACAAGAAGGAAAACCTTTTTGCAGACAGG ATATTTGCCCTTTTTGATGCCAAGCAGAATGGACATATTGACTTCGGAGAATTTGTGCAAACATTGAGCGTTTTCCACCCAAGGACTCCTGAATCTGAGAAAATTGAAT ATGCATTTAAATTATATGATCTTAGGCACACTGGCTACATTGAGCGCGAGGAG GTGAAGGAGATGGTCTTGGCTCTTCTTGATGAATCCGATCTTCACCTTTCAGATGATGTTGTTGAAGCCATTGTCGACAAG ACGTTTAAAGAAACAGATACAGACGGTGATGGCAGGATTAACCAGGAGGAGTGGAGAGAATTTGCTGCTAGAAATCCAATGTTGTTGAGAAATATGACTCTTCCTTATTTAGT GGATGTCAATTTAGCTTTTCCGAGCTTTGTCTTGGGCACAGGAGCAGAGGACTCAAAATTTACTGGCTAA